GCCATGCTGGTCCGCCAGGTCGCGGCCGACCTGCGCGCGGCCAAGATCAAGGCCCTGGTCACCCCCCACCCGCGGCACTACTACTCGATCTACCAGACGATGCTGGAGCGGGGCAGCCGCGAGATCCACGACCCCGACCGGATCCTGGTCGTGGTCGCCGGCGGGCCCAGCGACTGCTACATCGCCCTGGGGGCGGTGCACGGGCGCTGGCACCCGGTGCCCGGCCGCTTCAAGGACTTCATCGCCGCCCCCAAGCTCAACGGCTACCAGTCGCTGCACACCACCGTGATCGGCCCCGGCGAGGAGCCGGTGGAGGTCCACATCCGCACCGAGGCCATGCACCGCACGGCCGAGTACGGGGTGGTCGCGGCCGCCCGCGAGGCCGCCCGCGGCCGCCGGGCCAACGGCCAGGGCGACTCCACCGGCGGCGCCGACGACCTGGTCTGGCTGCACCGGCTGCTGGACTGGCAGCGGGCCGTGTCCGACCCGGGCGAGTTCCTGGAGTCGCTCCGCTCCGACCTGTCCGACAACGAGGTGCTGGTGTTCACCCCCAAGGGCGACGCCCTCACCCTGCCGGCCGGCGCCACCCCGGTCGATATGGCCTACGCGCTCCGGACCGAGCTGGGCCACCACTGCATCGGCGCCAGCGTCAACGGCCAGCTCGTCCCCCTGGCCAGCGTCCTGGCCGACGGGGACGTGGTCGAGATCCTCACCTCGACGGCCGAGTACCCGGGCCCGTCCAAGGAGTGGCTCGGCTTCGTCAAGAGCCCCCAGGCCCACGTCAAGATCCGCCAGTGGCTGGCCTCCCAGCGCCGCGACGACGCCGTCGACGCCGGCCAGCAGGCGATCGACCGGGTCCTGGCCGACCAGGGCTGGTCGCTCCAGCGGGCCATGGAGGACGGCTCCCTGGCCATGCTCGACTACGCCGACCTGGAGGCCATGTACCGCGCCGTCGGCCAGGAGCAGCTCTCGGCCCAGTCGGTCGCCCAGTGGCTGGTCACCGTCCTCGGCGACCAGCCGCAGGGCAACGCCGAGCGCTAGCCCTGGAAGATGTCCAGGGGCAGGAACGCCGAGACGACGAAGCTGGGCACGTCCACCACCTCCGAGACCTTGAGGTCGACGGCGACGCTGCAGATGGCGTAGGCCTGCTGGCGGGTCCAGCCGCCGTGGTCCTGGAGGTGGTCGATCATGTTGAGCAGGGCGTTGCGGGCGGCCAGGGTGAGGTCCTCGGGGCGGCTCTCGCCGTCGCGGGTGACCGACAGGCCGGTGGTGGCGAAGAACCGGCGGGGGGCGGCGTACTCGGGCGGCAGGTAGTAGTCGTCGCGGGCGAACTGGAGGTCCTGGATGCCGCGGGCGGCGGCCCGGCCCTTGTGGAGGGCGAAGCGGACGGTCAGGGTCGAGCGCATCTCGATGGCCGTGCCGCACGTCTCGCAGTCGCCCTGGGCGAAGTGGGCGTCGCCGGCCGAGAACAGGCCCCCGTCGGCGTACACCGGGATGTAGAGCCTGGTCCCCTTGCCGAGCTGCTTGATGTCGACGTTGCCGGCCGTCTCCCGGGGCGGGATGGTGCGCAGGGCCTCGGCGGCGATGGCAGGGTCCGAGGGGACGGCGTCGGTGGGGTCGGGGGGGAGCACGAACCCGCCCCGGTCGAGGGCGGCCTGCTCGCGGGCGGTGGTCCGCTCCAGCAGGGCCCGGTCGGGGGAAAGGCCGATGGTGCCCATGAACGGGGAGCCGGGGATGCGCAGCCCCGGCAGGTCGTCGGAGGTCGCCCAGCCGCCCTCGATCCGCCAGCGGGCCATGTACGGGTCGGGGAACTGGTCGCGCAGGAACCCGAAGCCGGGCACCTGCACGGTGTAGCCGTAGCGGTCGGGCTCGACGTCGAGGATCTCGACCTCGAGCAGGTCGCCGGCCTCGGCCCCGTTGACGTACACCGGGCCGGTCAGGGGGTGGACCACGTTCAGGTTGGGCCCGGCCACCGTCTCCAGGGTCGCCTCCGGCCCCATCTGGCCGTCGAAGGCGTCGCGGGTCTCCAGCACCACCTCGTCGCCGGGGTCGCAGGTGACCACCGGCGGGATGTCCGGATGCCAGCGGTTGTGCCCGGTCTCGGGCTCCTCCAGGAGCGTCTTGCCGTAGTCGACGCGGATCTCGTGCGTCGCCATGGTCACCACCTCCAGGTCCGACGGGGGCACAACGATACTTGCCTTGCCGGGTCCAAAGTCCACCTCCTAAGCAGCCCCCTCCCCAAGATGAGGTAGGGGGGCCGGGAACCTAAGGCAACCGTCCGATCCGGGGCGGGGGGTCTTAGCCATACCGTGACGATCGAGAGAGCGGAACCGACCAGGAGGCCAACGATGCAGCAGCACCACATCTTCCACGACGCGATCGCCCGCGACCACGTCGAAGTCCTCCGCCGCGACGCCCGGCAGGCCCGGCTGGCCAAGGCCCGCCGCAAGAGCGCCCGCTCGTCCCGCCGGAGCCGCTAGGAGGCACCCATGCCCGTGGTCACGCGCGAGCGACAGCGACGAGCCGGCGAACCCGCCGGCTCGTTCGCTTCGTCGGCCGGCCGGGCCATACTCGGGGGCATGACCGCGACGCTCACCAGCCCCACCTTCGTCGGCCGGACCGAGGAGCTGGCCCGGCTGGCCGAGGCCACCGACCGGGCCGCCGCGGGGACCCCGGCGGCGGTGCTGATCGGCGGCGAGGCCGGGGTGGGCAAGACCCGGCTGGTCGGCGAGGTCGTCGCCGCCGCCCGCCGGGCCGGGGCGACCGTGCTGGTCGGCGGCTGCGTCGAGCTCGGCGGCGAGGGGGTGCCGTTCGCCCCGCTGATCGAGGCCCTGCGGGGGTACGTGCGTGACCTGGACGAGCCGGAGCTGGCCCGGCTGCTCTCCGATCAGGCCAGGGCCGAGCTGGCCCGCCTCCTGCCCGAGCTGGACCCGCCGGGAGCCGACAGCCGGCTGGAGCCCGACCGGCTGACCACGACCCCGGGCCCCTGGACGGACCAGGGCCGGCTGTTCGAGCAGCTGCTCGGCCTGCTGGAGCGCCTGAGCGCCGACCTGCCGGCCGTGCTGGTCGTGGAGGACCTGCACTGGGCCGACCGCTCCACCCGCGACCTGCTCGCCTTCCTCGTCCGCAACCTGCGCCACGGCCGCCTGCTGCTGGTGCTGACCTATCGCAGCGACGAGCTGCACCGCCGCCATCCCCTGCGGCCGTTCCTGGCCGAGCTGGACCGCGGCCGGCGGGTCGAGCGGCTGGAGCTGGCCCGGTTCGGCCCGGCCGAGGTGGCCGCCCAGCTGGCCGGGATCCAGGGGGCGCCGCCGCCGGCCGGGCTGGCCGAGCGGATCCACGCCCGCTCCGGCGGCAACGCCTTCTTCGTCGAGGAGCTGGCGGCCACGGCCGCCGCCGACGGCGAGCTGCCCCCCAGCCTCCGCGACACCCTGCTGGCCCGTATCGAGCTGCTCGGCGAGCCGGCCCAGCAGGTGCTGGCCGTGGCCGCGGCCGCCGGGGGCCGGGTCGAGCACGAGCTGCTGGCCGAGGTGGCCGCCATCGACGAGGCGGCGCTGCTGGCCGGCCTGCGCGAGGCCGTCTCGGCCCAGGTGCTGCTGGTCGACGCCGGCGACGGCGCCTACGGCTTCCGCCACGCGCTGGTCAAGGAGGCGGTCTACGCCGAGCTGCTGCCGGGGGAGCGGACCCGCCTGCATGCCCGGTTCGCGGCCGCCCTGGCCACCCGGGACGGTGGGGGAGACCCCGGGCTGGCCGCCGAGCTGGCCTGGCACTGGTACGCCGCCCACGACCTGGACCGGGCCCTGCCGGCGGCGGTCGAGGCCGGCAAGGCGGCCGAGCGCGCCTACGCCTTCGCCGAGGCCCAGACCCAGTTCGAGCGGGCCCTGGAGCTGTGGGACCGGTGCGCCACGGCGACGCAGCGCCCTGGCGGGCTGGACAAGGCGGAGCTGCTGGCCCGGGCGGCGGAGGCGGCCTCCAACGCCGGCGCCGCCGACCGGGCCGTGGCCCTGGTCCGCGGCGCCCTGGCCGAGGTCGACAAGGCCACCGACCCGCTGCTGGCCGCCCAGCTCCTCGAACGCCTGGCCTTCCACCTGCGCATCGCCGGCCGGCCGGGGGCGTTCGAGGCCTACCAGGAGGCGGTCCGCCTGGTCCCGCCGGAGCCGTCGGCGGCCCGGGCCCGGGTCCTGGCCGGCCTCGGGCAGGCGCTGATGCTCCGGGCCCGGTTCGCCGAGGCGGCCGACGTCTGCACCGAGGCGATCGCGGTGGCCAGGACGGTCGGGGCGCCGGTGGTCGAGGCCCACGCCATGAACAGCCTCGGCACGGCCATCGCCCGCCTCGGGGAGCCCGGGCGTGGCCTGGCCTACCTGGAGGAGTCCCGCCGCCGGTCGGCCGAGCTGGGGGCGGCCAAGGACGAGGCCCGGGCCTGCGTCAACCTGTCCGACCTGCTCGATGACCTGGGCCGGCCGGAGGAGGCGGTGGCCGTGGCCAGCGACGGGATGGAGGTGGCGCGGGCGGCCGGCCTGCGGCGCACCTTCGGGGCCTTCCTGGCCGGCAACGCCGCCGCGTCCCTCTACAACCTGGGCCGCTGGGACGAGGTGGCCGAGCTGACCGACGACTACCTGGAGCCGGGCGACGACGAGAACCTCAACACGGTCACGCTGCGCCAGTCCCGGGCCTTGCTGGACGCCGGCCGGGGCGACGACGAGGCCGCCCTTGCCCACGTCCACGCGGTCGCGCGGCTCAGCGGGGACATGTTCATCGCCGTGCAGTACCCGCCGGTGCTGGCCGCGGCCGAGGCCGAGGTGGCGGTCTGGCAGGGCCGGCTGGAGGCGGCGGCGGCGGCCGTGGCCGGGGGGCTGGCCGCCCTCCAGGGGCCGCTGCAGAACCTGCGGGCCTGCGTCCTGCTCGCCCTCGGGCTGCGGGTCGAGGGCGACCGGGCCGAGCTGGCCGCGGCCCGCCACGACCACGACACCGTGGCCGACGCCCGCCTGGTCGCCGAGGGGCTGATCCGCTGGGCCCGGGGCACCCTGGGCGGGTCGGAGCTGGCCTGGCAGCGGGCCCTGCTGGCCACCTGCGAGGCCGAGTGGGCCCGGGCCCAGGGCGACCTCGACCCCGACGGCTGGCTGGCCGTGGTGGCCGGCTGGGAGGCGGCCGGCTACCCCTACCCGCTGGCCGCGGCCCGCTGGCGGGCCGCCGAGGCCCTGCTGGCCCGGCGCGGCGACCGCAACCTGGCCGCCGACCTGCTCCGGCAGGGGCACGCCACGGCCGTGGCCCTTGGGGCCAGGCCGCTCCACCGGGAGCTGGAGCGGCTGGCCCGGCTGGCCCGGGTCGACCTGCCCCGGAACGGCCCCGGCGGCGGGCCCGACGGCACGGACGACGACGGCGGCGGGCCGGCGGCGCCGGCGACCCCCGACGGGGCCGCGCTCGGCCTGACCGCCCGCGAGCTCGAGGTGCTGGCCCTGGTGGCCGAGGGCCGCAGCAACCGCCAGGTCGCCGACGCCCTGTTCATCAGCGCCAAGACGGCCAGCGTCCACGTCTCCAACATCCTGGCCAAGCTGGGTGTGGCCAGCCGCGTCGAGGCGGCCGCGGTCGCCCACCGCCTCGGCCTGCTGGCCGGCCCCCCGGGACCGTGACGCCCTACTGGGCCGCGCCGGCCGCCCGGGTCGGCGCCGGCAGGTAGCCGTAGGTCCCGCCACCGCCGCCGCCCTCGCCCTTGCGGCAGCCGGTCAGGGCCAGGCCGAGCACGAGCAGCAGGACGGCGACGGCCACGAACAGCTTCACGAATGTACCCATCTGGCATCGCCTCCGACGGGGGAACCCGGCCGGGCGGCGGCCGATTCCCACTGGTCGCCCGCGTGTGCCGAACGTCACCGGCGGGCCGTGACGGCGGGTACGGACGGGAGGCGCCGCCGGAGCCACACTGCCGGGGTCGGGCCAGCACCGTCTGCCCGGCCCGTTTGGAAGGAAGCGTCATGAACCAGATCGTCGCCTGCCCCGAGCCGGGTTGCGACGTCGCCGCCGAGGTCGTGTCGCGCTGGGTGTGGCCGTCCACCGACGGCCCGGCCGAGCACGTCAAGGTGTTCTGCCTGCACGGGCACGCCCGGACGCTGCTGACCGCCTGGCTGGTCAGCCCGGCCCGCTCGGCCAGGGTCGCGCACCCCTCGACCCGCTGGAACTAGCGGCGCAGGGCGGTCAGCGCGGCCGGGTGCGGGTAGCCTGCCGCCCATGGACGGGCGGGAGACGGGCGCGCTGGCCCGGTGGCGGGAGCAGCTGGAGGGCTGGGCCATCCCTGCGGAGATCCTGGCCGCGGCGCCCGAGTCGCCGTGGGGGTTTCCGGTGGGGCTGTTCCGGTCACGGGCCCACCGGGCCGGGTCGCGGCCGGGCACCCCGTCGAACCTGGAGGCGGCCCGGCACCTGCCGCCGGGCGGCAGCGTCCTTGACGTCGGCGCCGGCGGGGGCGCGGCCAGCCTGCCCCTGGCCGGGGAGGCCGGGCGGCTGGTGGCGGTGGACGAGTCGCCGGAGATGGTGGCGTCGTTCCTGGCCGCCGCCGAGGCCGCCGGGGTGCCCGCCGAGGGGGTCGAGGGCCGCTGGCCGGAGGTGGCCGGCCGGGTCGGGCCGGCCGACGTGGTCGTCTGCCACCACGTCCTCTACAACGTGGCCGACCTGGCGCCGTTCGCCGCCGCCCTGACCGGCCACGCCCGCCGCCGGGTGGTGGCCGAGCTGACCGACCGGCACCCGCTGGCCGGCCTGGCCCCGCTGTGGCGGCGCTTCCACGACCTGGAGCGGCCGGAGGGGCCGGGCGCCGGCGACGCCGTCGCCGCCCTGGCCGAGCTCGGCCTGGACGTGGACCGCCGGGACTGGGAGAACCAGGACCGGTTCGGCTTCGACGACTTCGACGAGCTGGTCGCCTTCACCCGCCGGCGGCTGTGCCTGCCCGCGGGGCGCGACCCCGAGGTGGCCGAGGCCCTGCTGGAGCAGGGCACCCACCAGGTCGACGGGGTCTGGGTGAGCGGCCAGCCGCGCCGGGTGACCACCCTGTCCTGGCCCGGATCGGCATCCTGACCATGAGCGCGAGAGAGGAGCCAACGGTGGACCGGCGAGCCTGGCTGCGGGAGCGGCGGCAGACGGCCGAGGAGCGGCACGACGCCATCCACGCCTTCACCTACGACGAGCAGTACGGGGAGATCGGCCCCGAGCACCGCCGCTTCGTGACCGACCTGCTCGAGCGGGTCCCGCCGGGCGGGACCGTGCTGGACGCGGCCTGCGGCACCGGCAAGTACTTCGGCATGGTCCTGGACGCCGGCCGCCGGGTCGTCGGCACCGACCAGTCGACCGGGATGCTGGCCAGGGCCAGGGCCCGCTACCCGGCGGTGCCGCTGGAGCGGGTCGGCCTCCAGGAGCTGGCCTTCGACGGCGAGTTCGACGCCGTCATGTGCATCGACGCCATGGAGAACATCCCGCCCGAGGACTGGCCCCGGGTGCTGGGCAACCTGCGCCGGGCCGTGGCCCCCGGCGGGCACCTGTACCTGACCGTGGAGCAGGTCGACGACGAGGAGCTGGACGCGGAGTTCGCCGACGCCACCGCCCGGGGCCTGCCGGTGGTCCGGGGCGAGGAGTCCCGCGACGGCTACCACTTCTACCCGTCGCGGGAGCAGGTCGGCTACTGGCTGGAGGAGGGCATGCTGGCCGTGGTCGCCGAGGGCTGGACCGCCGGGGACGGCTACGGCTACCTGCACCTGCTGGTGCGGCCCACCGGCTAGGCCAGGCTCAGGCGAGGCGCTCCAGCACGG
The nucleotide sequence above comes from Actinomycetota bacterium. Encoded proteins:
- a CDS encoding RelA/SpoT family protein, translated to MGFEVDRAVPGTPVPETRPTPPPSSQRPLGRRVRALAARSMHPFSHGQGAETPLEALVAAHQRMYPKADVRLLHQAYEVAEREHRGQQRTSGDPYITHPVAVATILAELGMDTTTLVAALLHDTVEDTGYTLEQTRADFGDEVTHLVDGVTKLDKMEFGHAAEAETIRKMIVAMALDLRVLIIKLADRLHNMRTLRFQPAHKQQRTARATLEVLAPLANRLGLQVIRRDLEDLAFATLDPAEHDEIVRVVDSRDPGRREHVAMLVRQVAADLRAAKIKALVTPHPRHYYSIYQTMLERGSREIHDPDRILVVVAGGPSDCYIALGAVHGRWHPVPGRFKDFIAAPKLNGYQSLHTTVIGPGEEPVEVHIRTEAMHRTAEYGVVAAAREAARGRRANGQGDSTGGADDLVWLHRLLDWQRAVSDPGEFLESLRSDLSDNEVLVFTPKGDALTLPAGATPVDMAYALRTELGHHCIGASVNGQLVPLASVLADGDVVEILTSTAEYPGPSKEWLGFVKSPQAHVKIRQWLASQRRDDAVDAGQQAIDRVLADQGWSLQRAMEDGSLAMLDYADLEAMYRAVGQEQLSAQSVAQWLVTVLGDQPQGNAER
- a CDS encoding acetamidase/formamidase family protein — encoded protein: MATHEIRVDYGKTLLEEPETGHNRWHPDIPPVVTCDPGDEVVLETRDAFDGQMGPEATLETVAGPNLNVVHPLTGPVYVNGAEAGDLLEVEILDVEPDRYGYTVQVPGFGFLRDQFPDPYMARWRIEGGWATSDDLPGLRIPGSPFMGTIGLSPDRALLERTTAREQAALDRGGFVLPPDPTDAVPSDPAIAAEALRTIPPRETAGNVDIKQLGKGTRLYIPVYADGGLFSAGDAHFAQGDCETCGTAIEMRSTLTVRFALHKGRAAARGIQDLQFARDDYYLPPEYAAPRRFFATTGLSVTRDGESRPEDLTLAARNALLNMIDHLQDHGGWTRQQAYAICSVAVDLKVSEVVDVPSFVVSAFLPLDIFQG
- a CDS encoding AAA family ATPase, which gives rise to MTATLTSPTFVGRTEELARLAEATDRAAAGTPAAVLIGGEAGVGKTRLVGEVVAAARRAGATVLVGGCVELGGEGVPFAPLIEALRGYVRDLDEPELARLLSDQARAELARLLPELDPPGADSRLEPDRLTTTPGPWTDQGRLFEQLLGLLERLSADLPAVLVVEDLHWADRSTRDLLAFLVRNLRHGRLLLVLTYRSDELHRRHPLRPFLAELDRGRRVERLELARFGPAEVAAQLAGIQGAPPPAGLAERIHARSGGNAFFVEELAATAAADGELPPSLRDTLLARIELLGEPAQQVLAVAAAAGGRVEHELLAEVAAIDEAALLAGLREAVSAQVLLVDAGDGAYGFRHALVKEAVYAELLPGERTRLHARFAAALATRDGGGDPGLAAELAWHWYAAHDLDRALPAAVEAGKAAERAYAFAEAQTQFERALELWDRCATATQRPGGLDKAELLARAAEAASNAGAADRAVALVRGALAEVDKATDPLLAAQLLERLAFHLRIAGRPGAFEAYQEAVRLVPPEPSAARARVLAGLGQALMLRARFAEAADVCTEAIAVARTVGAPVVEAHAMNSLGTAIARLGEPGRGLAYLEESRRRSAELGAAKDEARACVNLSDLLDDLGRPEEAVAVASDGMEVARAAGLRRTFGAFLAGNAAASLYNLGRWDEVAELTDDYLEPGDDENLNTVTLRQSRALLDAGRGDDEAALAHVHAVARLSGDMFIAVQYPPVLAAAEAEVAVWQGRLEAAAAAVAGGLAALQGPLQNLRACVLLALGLRVEGDRAELAAARHDHDTVADARLVAEGLIRWARGTLGGSELAWQRALLATCEAEWARAQGDLDPDGWLAVVAGWEAAGYPYPLAAARWRAAEALLARRGDRNLAADLLRQGHATAVALGARPLHRELERLARLARVDLPRNGPGGGPDGTDDDGGGPAAPATPDGAALGLTARELEVLALVAEGRSNRQVADALFISAKTASVHVSNILAKLGVASRVEAAAVAHRLGLLAGPPGP
- a CDS encoding methyltransferase domain-containing protein; the protein is MDGRETGALARWREQLEGWAIPAEILAAAPESPWGFPVGLFRSRAHRAGSRPGTPSNLEAARHLPPGGSVLDVGAGGGAASLPLAGEAGRLVAVDESPEMVASFLAAAEAAGVPAEGVEGRWPEVAGRVGPADVVVCHHVLYNVADLAPFAAALTGHARRRVVAELTDRHPLAGLAPLWRRFHDLERPEGPGAGDAVAALAELGLDVDRRDWENQDRFGFDDFDELVAFTRRRLCLPAGRDPEVAEALLEQGTHQVDGVWVSGQPRRVTTLSWPGSAS
- a CDS encoding class I SAM-dependent methyltransferase; amino-acid sequence: MDRRAWLRERRQTAEERHDAIHAFTYDEQYGEIGPEHRRFVTDLLERVPPGGTVLDAACGTGKYFGMVLDAGRRVVGTDQSTGMLARARARYPAVPLERVGLQELAFDGEFDAVMCIDAMENIPPEDWPRVLGNLRRAVAPGGHLYLTVEQVDDEELDAEFADATARGLPVVRGEESRDGYHFYPSREQVGYWLEEGMLAVVAEGWTAGDGYGYLHLLVRPTG